GCGCCGTCGATCCCCATCAGGACGCCGCACCGTCTTCTGCGTCGGGGACCACGACCACAGCGCCGTCGTCGGTGAACTCCAGCTCCGGCATGACCGGCGCGATCCGCCCGCGCTCGTCGGCGGCCGCGAGGACGTCGTCGACGGTCGCGTGGTCGGCCAGCTCCATCAGCGTCGACTCGGTCGGCACCATCAGCTGCATCTCGCCGCGCTTCTTGCCGTCGAGCGCGTCCGCCGGCCGCAGCCAGGCCACCCGGTCGGCCTCGCCGCCGACGTCCCTCGTGCGCTGCCCTTCCGGCATCGCCGCGACGAAGAACCTGGTGTCGTAGCGCCTCGGCTCGAGGACCGGCGTGACCCACCGCGACCAGGCCCGCAGCTGGTCCGTACGCAGCACGAGGCCGCGCCGGTGCAGCATCTCGGCGAACGCCAGCGACCGGTCCACGAGCGCCGCGCGGTCCGCCTCCCAGTCGTCCCCGGTCGTGTCCGCGACCACGTCGTGCGCGCCGAGGCCGGCGAGCAGCACGCCGGACTCCTCGAACGTCTCCCGGCACGCGGCGCAGACCAGGGCCGCCGCCGTGTCCGGCGGCACCCCGAGCGCGTCCGCCCAGGCCGACCGCGGCGGCCCGACCCAGCCGATCTCCGTGTCGCCGTCCCTGGCGTCCACCCGGCCGCCGGGGAACACGTACATGCCGGCGGCGAACGCCATCGACAGCACCCGCCGCAGGAGGTACACCTCGATGCCGCGGCTGCCGTCGCGCAGCAGCATCACGGTCGCGGCGTCGCGAGCCGGCACGATCGGCGCGCCTGACTCCTTCGCGCGCCGCGCCTCCTCGACGAACTCCCCCGATGACGGCCAGCGCTGCGGCATGCGGTTACACCTCGACGATCATCTCGACCTCGACCGGCGCGTTCAGTGGCAACGCGGCGACACCGATCGCGCTGCGGGCGTGCTGCCCGCGCTCGCCGAACACCTCGCCGAGCAGGTCGCTGGCGCCGTTCACCACCTGCGGCTGCTGCGCGAAGTCGGGCGCGCTGTTCACGAAGCCGAGCAGCTTGACCACGCGTTTGACCTTGTCGAGGTCGCCGGTCACGGACTTCACGGCAGCGAGCGCGTTGAGCGCGCAGGTGCGCGCCGCCTGCTTCGCCTCGTCCACGTCCACGTCCACGCCGAGACGTCCGGCGACCGCCAGCTCACCGTCCACGATGGGCACCTGGCCCGAGACGTAGACGTACGACCCGCTGACCACCGCGGGCACGTACGAGGCGACGGGCGGCACGACGGCCGGCAGTTCGAGACCGAGCTCGGCGAGGCGCTGTTCTGGCGTCGTCATCAGGCCTTCTCCCGCTTCAGGTAGCCCACCACGTTCTCCGGGTTGGGACCGGGAACGACCGTGACGAGCTCCCACCCGTCCTCGCCCCAGGTGTCCAGGATCTCCTTCGTGGCGTGGATGAGCAGCGGCACAGTTGCGTATTCCCACTTCGTCATGTGCGCGACCCTACCGTCATGGCCGGCGCTCCCCTAGGGCGATGGTCGTCCACGTGGGCGAGCACCCGCCGGCCGGTGCTGAGCACGACGAACGCCACCAGCACCACTGCCGCGCCGACCCAGAACGGCAGGTGCGGGTTGAAGGTCTCGCCGAGCTTGCCCGCCAGCCAGGGCGCGGTCGCGCCGCCGGTGAACCGGACGAAGCTGTACGCAGCGGACGCGACCGGCCGCTCGACCGGCGCGGCGACCATGACCGTCTCGGTGATCAGGGTGTTGTTCACGCCCATCAGGAGTCCGCTGGTCACCACGCAGGCGACGAGCACCGGCTTGCTGTCCGTACCGATCGCCATCACGGCGAGCACGGCGGCGAATGCCGCAAGCACCGTGAGCAGCACCGGCATGGTGCCGAACCTGCGCTGCAGCAGCGGCGCGACGAACACCGACGACACCGCGACACCGATGCCCCAGCCGCAGAAGACGAACCCGATCTCAAGCGCGCCCATGGCGAGCGGGAACGGCGTGTACGCGAGCAGCGCGAAGAAGCCGAAGTTGTAGCAGAGGGCCGTGATGCCGACGGTGAGCAGCGACCGGTGCCGCAACGCACGGAACGGGTCGAGCAGGGAGCTGCGCGATACCGGCGCCTCGCCCTTCGGCAGCAGGACCATGGTGATGATGAAGGCGACCGCCATGAGCACGGCGACGCCGAAGAACGGCCCGCGCCAGCTGATCTCACCGAGCAGGCCGCCGACCAGCGGGCCGCTGGCGATACCGACGCCGAGCGCGGCCTCGTACAGGATGATCGCGCTCGCCACCCCGCCGCTGGCCGAGCCCACGATGGCCGAGAGCGCGGTCGCGATGAACAGCGAGTTGCCCAGCCCCCAGCCGGCGCGGAAGCCGATGATCTGGCCGATGGTGTCGGACGCGCCGGCCAGCGCGCTGAACACGACGATGAGCACGAGCCCGGCTAGCAGCGTCTTCTTCGAGCCGATCCGGCTGGAGATGACGCCGGTCACCAGCATGGCTACGCCGATGATCAGCAGGTAGCTGGTGAACAGCAGGGAGACCTGGGACGGCGAGGCGTCGAGCTGTTCCGCGATGGGTTTCAGAATCGGGTCGACCAACCCGATGCCCATGAACGCGATGACGCTGGCGAACGCCACCGCCCACACGGCCTTGGGCTGCCGGAGAATGCTGGGTCTTTCCGCGGTGTCGTTGCTCGTCCCCACGCTCATCAGTTGTCGAGGTCCTCCATCATCCGTTGCAGCAGTTCGGTGTAGCTGGTCAGCTGCTCCAGCTGGGTGGCGTCGAGCTGCTCCAGGTGCGGCTCGAACACCTTCGCCATCGCCGCCTTGGTCGCGGCTACCTGCCGCAGGCCCTCGTCGGTGATCCCGACGAGCACCGCCCGGCCGTCCGCGTCGTCGGCCCGCTTGGCGGCCCACCCGGCGCGTGCCAACCGATCCACGAGCGTCGTCATCGACGGCTGTGTGCAGCGCTCTGCCCTGGCCAGCTCGGTGACCCGCTGCGGCCCGTCGTCACGCAGCCTGGCCAGCACCCTGGCCTGGGTCGTGGACATCGCGACCTGCGTCTTCGCACCGACCACGCGGATCAGCTGACCGCTGAGGCTGACCAGCGATGCCGCGAGGTCCGAGGTCGAGACCTGTGTCTTCACGGGCAAACTATATACATAGGCTATCTATCTTTGTCACCTCGTCACTCGACCCGGTAGGGGCCCTAACCTGGACGTCGTGGGGAGCGAGACGACTCCGGCGGCGGGCAGTGGGTGGGGCGAGACCCGCCTGCACTTCGTCACCGGCAAGGGGGGCACGGGCAAGACCACGGTCGCCGGCGCGCTCGCCCTGTCACTGGCCGCCGAGGGCAGGCGCACCCTGCTCGTCGAGGTCGAGGGTCGGCAGGGCATCGCGCAGCTGTTCGACGTGGCACCGCTGCCGTACGAGGAGCGGCGGGTGGCCGTCGCCCGCGACGGCGGCGAGGTGTACGCGCTGGCCGTCGACCCGGAGGCCGCGCTGCTCGACTACCTGGACATGTTCTACAAGCTCGGCCGCGCGGGCCGCAGCCTGGAACGGCTCGGCGTGGTCGACTTCGTCACCACCGTGGCGCCCGGCCTGCGCGACGTCCTACTCACCGGCAAGGCGGCCGAGTCCGTACGGCGGCGCAGCGGCAGCGGCTACGCGTACGACGCGGTCGTCGTCGACGCACCGCCGACCGGCCGGATCGCCAGGTTCCTGAACGTGTCCAACGAGGTCGCGGGCATCGCCCGGATGGGCCCCGTACGTACCCACGCCGACCTGGTGCTCGGCGTGATCAGGTCCGCGCAGACGGCGGTGCACTTCGTCTCGCTGCTGGAGGAGATGCCGGTGCAGGAGACCGTCGACGGCGTCGCGGAGCTGGAGCAGACCGGCATCGCGACCGGCGCGGTCGTCGTGAACATGACCCGCAACCGGCTGCTGCCCACCGCGCAGCTCGCGGCCGCGGCACGCGGCGAGGTGGACACCGACGCGCTGCAGGCCGGCCTCACCACCGCCCGGCTGAACCCCAGCGCCGAGGCCGTACGGGCGCTCGCCGCCGAGCTCACCGACCACGCCCTCCGGGTAAGCGCGGAGGACGAGGCCCGCGAGACCCTGGAGAAACTCGACCGACCGACGATCGAGCTACCGTTCCTGCCGCACGGCGTGGACATCGGCGCCCTGCACGAACTGGCAGAGGCGATCGAGGAGCAAGTCGCCAACTGGACCCGGCGATGAGCCCCACGAAGACCGCGCGCAGCCGGTTGGCCGTCGACAAGCTGCTCGCGAACCGGCGGACGAGGATCGTGGTCTGCTGTGGCTCCGGCGGCGTCGGCAAGACGACCACCGCGGCGGCGCTCGGGCTGCGGGCCGCGGAGCTGGGCAGGAGCACCGTCGTGCTCACCATCGACCCGGCCAGGCGGCTGGCGCAGTCGATGGGGCTCGCCGAGCTGGACAACGTGCCCAGGCGGGTGCCGGGCGTCGACACGTCGGCCGGCGGCGACCTGTGGGCGATGATGCTCGACATGAAGCGCACCTTCGACGAGATCGTCGAGGCGCACACCGATCCCAAGCGGGCCAGCCAGATCCTCGCGAACCCGTTCTACCAGTCGCTGTCGGCCGGCTTCGCCGGCACGCAGGAGTACATGGCGATGGAGAAGCTCGGCCAGCTGCGCGCCGCGGACGAGTGGGACCTGATCGTCGTGGACACCCCGCCGAGCAGGTCGGCACTGGACTTCCTGGATGCGCCGGAGCGGCTCGGCCGGTTCCTCGACGGCCGGTTCATCCGGCTGCTCGTCGGCCCGGCGAAGAGCGGCGGGCGCACCTACCTGAAGATGCTCACCGCCGGGTTCGGCATGGTCACCGGGGCACTCACCAAGGTGCTCGGCACGCAGCTGCTGAAGGACGCGCAGACCTTCGTCACTGCCCTCGACACCATGTTCGGCGGGTTCAGGGAACGCGCCGACGCTACGTACCGGCTGCTGCAGGCGAGCGGCACCGCATTCCTGGTCGTCGCCGCCCCAGAGCCGGACGCGCTACGGGAGGCGTCGTACTTCGTGGAACGGCTCAGCCGCGACTCGATGCCGCTGGCCGGGCTGGTGCTCAACCGCGTACACCCGCTCGACCCCGGCCTCCCCGGCCAGGCCGCCGGCCGCATCCGGCTCAGCGCGGACCGCAGCGCGGCAGCGGCGGAGCTGCTCCAGGAGAGCGGCACCCAGCCGCTCGCGGCGGCCGCCCTACGGCTGCACGCCGACCGCGTCGTCCTGCGCGCCAGGGAGGAGCGGCTGCGCGACGGCTTCGTCGCCGCGCACCCACGCATCCCGATCGTCGACGTGCCCGCACTGCCGACCGACGTACACGACCTGGCCGACCTCAGGCGGGTCGGCACCGCCCTCGGCGACCACTGAAAGGGAGCTACGCGACCTCGGTGGCTTCCCAGTCGGAACGGGCGGCCTCTAGCAGGTTCCGCCATGAGCGCACGTCGCTGCGCTGACGCAGCAGCGACCGTCGTTCACGTTCGGTCATGCCACCCCACACTCCGTACTCCATGCCATGGTCGAGTGCGTAGGCCAAGCATTCCGTACGTACCGGGCAGCTCGTGCAGATACGCTTTGCATGATTCTGTTCCGCGCCTCGGACGAACAACCTGTCCGGGTCGCCACCCTTGCAGGCGGCAGAAAGTGCCCACGTTTCGTTCCATGTCATCGGGCAATTCCCCGTCTTCCCCCGAAATGTGCCGCCCCCGGTACTGCGTACAGGCTAAGAACCTCGCTCACACTGGGTAATCCCTCACACCGGCCATCTGTCGTAGTCCTAATTGACTAGTCATCACGGTTGCGTCGATACCCGAACGCGGCCGGTGACGACATACCCGGTGAACAGCGACTCCAGCAGCCGTCCAGCCACTTTCCAGGCATCAGAACAATGTGGTAGTGGCCTTCGATGCCGCAGCCAACCGGCCGGGTCGGTGGCTTACAGTGGTTGAGTGTCTGGCAGCTTCACACCTATCCACACGTTGCGTAGCCTCGCGCTCCTGGTCGTCCTGAGCCTGGTCGCGGGCGTGCTCGTGGCAGGCATCGCGCTCCCCGCAGTCGGCGGCGCCGGCCTGCTCGGCAAGACCGGGGCGGACAGCTTCGAGTCCCTGCCGAGCGACCTCGCAACGCCTCCGTTGCCCGAGCGCTCCCGCGTGCTGGACAAGAACGGCAACGAGCTCGCGTCGTTCTACCAGGAGTACCGGGTCAACGTGCCGCTGGAGAAGGTCGACCCGATCATGCGGAAGGCGATCATCGCCATCGAGGACGCCCGGTTCTACGAGCACGGGCCGCTCGACTTCAAGGGCACCATGCGCGCCCTGGCGCAGAACCAGTCCGGTGGCAGCACCCAGGGCGGTTCGACCCTGACACAGCAGTACGTCAAGCAGGTCCAGGTGGAGCAGGCCAAGACCCCTGAGCAGTACAAGGAAGTCGTCGTCCGCAGTGGCATCAAGGGCTACGCCAGGAAGCTCCAGGAGCTCCGGTTCGCCGTCACGATGGAGAAGAAATACTCCAAGGACGAGATCCTCGAGCGGTACCTGAACATCGCGTACTTCGGCGACGGCGCCTACGGCATCGAGGCGGCCGCACAGCACTTCTTCAGCAAGTCGGCGGCGGACCTGGAGCTGGACCAGGCCGCGCTGCTCGCCGGCCTCGTCCGCAGCCCGTACGCCTACGACCCGACCAAGCACGCGGACGTCGCCAAGTCGCGCCGCGACCGGGTACTGCAGCGGATGGCCGACACCGGGTCGATCAGCCAGAAAGAGGCCGACGAAGCGAAGGACAAGGACCTCAAGCTGAAGGTCAAGGACTTCCCCAACACCTGCGAGAAGGCCGGCAAGATCAGCGGCTTCTTCTGCCAGTACGTCGTCGAGTCGGTGAAGAGCGACCCGGCGTTCGGCTCCACCCGCACGGCCAGGAGCAACCTGCTGTTCAGCGG
The Streptosporangiales bacterium DNA segment above includes these coding regions:
- a CDS encoding RidA family protein, with translation MTTPEQRLAELGLELPAVVPPVASYVPAVVSGSYVYVSGQVPIVDGELAVAGRLGVDVDVDEAKQAARTCALNALAAVKSVTGDLDKVKRVVKLLGFVNSAPDFAQQPQVVNGASDLLGEVFGERGQHARSAIGVAALPLNAPVEVEMIVEV
- a CDS encoding AAA family ATPase, which gives rise to MSPTKTARSRLAVDKLLANRRTRIVVCCGSGGVGKTTTAAALGLRAAELGRSTVVLTIDPARRLAQSMGLAELDNVPRRVPGVDTSAGGDLWAMMLDMKRTFDEIVEAHTDPKRASQILANPFYQSLSAGFAGTQEYMAMEKLGQLRAADEWDLIVVDTPPSRSALDFLDAPERLGRFLDGRFIRLLVGPAKSGGRTYLKMLTAGFGMVTGALTKVLGTQLLKDAQTFVTALDTMFGGFRERADATYRLLQASGTAFLVVAAPEPDALREASYFVERLSRDSMPLAGLVLNRVHPLDPGLPGQAAGRIRLSADRSAAAAELLQESGTQPLAAAALRLHADRVVLRAREERLRDGFVAAHPRIPIVDVPALPTDVHDLADLRRVGTALGDH
- a CDS encoding ATPase — its product is MGSETTPAAGSGWGETRLHFVTGKGGTGKTTVAGALALSLAAEGRRTLLVEVEGRQGIAQLFDVAPLPYEERRVAVARDGGEVYALAVDPEAALLDYLDMFYKLGRAGRSLERLGVVDFVTTVAPGLRDVLLTGKAAESVRRRSGSGYAYDAVVVDAPPTGRIARFLNVSNEVAGIARMGPVRTHADLVLGVIRSAQTAVHFVSLLEEMPVQETVDGVAELEQTGIATGAVVVNMTRNRLLPTAQLAAAARGEVDTDALQAGLTTARLNPSAEAVRALAAELTDHALRVSAEDEARETLEKLDRPTIELPFLPHGVDIGALHELAEAIEEQVANWTRR
- a CDS encoding MarR family transcriptional regulator yields the protein MKTQVSTSDLAASLVSLSGQLIRVVGAKTQVAMSTTQARVLARLRDDGPQRVTELARAERCTQPSMTTLVDRLARAGWAAKRADDADGRAVLVGITDEGLRQVAATKAAMAKVFEPHLEQLDATQLEQLTSYTELLQRMMEDLDN
- a CDS encoding DUF4177 domain-containing protein; this translates as MTKWEYATVPLLIHATKEILDTWGEDGWELVTVVPGPNPENVVGYLKREKA
- a CDS encoding MFS transporter translates to MSVGTSNDTAERPSILRQPKAVWAVAFASVIAFMGIGLVDPILKPIAEQLDASPSQVSLLFTSYLLIIGVAMLVTGVISSRIGSKKTLLAGLVLIVVFSALAGASDTIGQIIGFRAGWGLGNSLFIATALSAIVGSASGGVASAIILYEAALGVGIASGPLVGGLLGEISWRGPFFGVAVLMAVAFIITMVLLPKGEAPVSRSSLLDPFRALRHRSLLTVGITALCYNFGFFALLAYTPFPLAMGALEIGFVFCGWGIGVAVSSVFVAPLLQRRFGTMPVLLTVLAAFAAVLAVMAIGTDSKPVLVACVVTSGLLMGVNNTLITETVMVAAPVERPVASAAYSFVRFTGGATAPWLAGKLGETFNPHLPFWVGAAVVLVAFVVLSTGRRVLAHVDDHRPRGAPAMTVGSRT
- a CDS encoding WhiB family transcriptional regulator produces the protein MTWNETWALSAACKGGDPDRLFVRGAEQNHAKRICTSCPVRTECLAYALDHGMEYGVWGGMTERERRSLLRQRSDVRSWRNLLEAARSDWEATEVA